From Salinirubellus salinus, the proteins below share one genomic window:
- a CDS encoding 50S ribosomal protein L16: MSDKPASMYRDIDKPSYTRRDYITGIPGSKVAQYKMGRIDKDPEEYPVQISLIVEEAVQIRHGSLESARLSANRRLLKVLGEEGDYKMILRKFPHQILRENKQATGAGADRVSDGMRQSFGKIVGTAARIQANEQLFTAWCHPEDAPEVKDAFRRAYNKITPPCRIKVERGQDLLVS; the protein is encoded by the coding sequence ATGAGCGACAAACCCGCCTCGATGTACCGGGACATCGACAAGCCGTCGTACACGCGACGGGACTACATCACCGGCATCCCCGGCTCCAAGGTCGCACAGTACAAGATGGGACGAATCGACAAGGACCCGGAGGAGTACCCGGTCCAGATCAGCCTCATCGTCGAGGAGGCCGTCCAGATCCGCCACGGCTCGCTCGAGTCCGCGCGCCTGTCGGCCAACCGCCGCCTGCTGAAGGTGCTCGGTGAGGAGGGTGACTACAAGATGATCCTCCGGAAGTTCCCCCACCAGATCCTCCGGGAGAACAAGCAGGCGACCGGTGCGGGCGCCGACCGTGTCTCCGACGGGATGCGCCAGTCGTTCGGCAAGATCGTCGGGACCGCGGCCCGCATCCAGGCCAACGAACAGCTGTTCACCGCGTGGTGCCACCCCGAGGACGCCCCCGAGGTCAAGGACGCGTTCCGCCGCGCGTACAACAAGATCACGCCGCCGTGCCGCATCAAGGTCGAGCGCGGGCAGGACCTCCTCGTCTCGTAA
- a CDS encoding ATP-grasp domain-containing protein, producing the protein MSDPDADTDLRLAVATDAETLARIRDPLAERGIEAEFVPTSERTLALTADLGAFDVGFVFPSRLAEGGVVDALLEVPWVNGREAIQRSRYKAETLARLSRAGVPTPETTMVSNPVSEADLVAVWESFDPPVVVKPNSTTRGTGVAKCADLDSFLGVVDYLDLVHDYRATGDRSFLVQEYLADAVDYRVMCVEGEYVGAVERRLTDAALAEGRWKHNVHRGAEAAGVALPADLRVLAEDAADALGVDWLGVDLLVTDDRAVVNETNARPTVDSATKYEDGFYDRLAGLIRATARGER; encoded by the coding sequence GTGAGCGACCCGGACGCCGACACGGACCTCAGACTCGCGGTAGCCACCGACGCCGAGACGCTGGCCCGGATCCGCGACCCGCTGGCCGAGCGTGGCATCGAGGCCGAGTTCGTCCCCACCAGCGAGCGCACGCTCGCGCTGACCGCCGACCTCGGGGCGTTCGACGTCGGCTTCGTCTTCCCCTCCAGACTGGCCGAGGGCGGCGTGGTCGACGCCCTGCTCGAGGTGCCGTGGGTCAACGGCCGCGAGGCCATCCAGCGCTCGCGGTACAAGGCCGAGACGCTGGCGCGGCTCTCGCGGGCCGGCGTCCCGACACCCGAGACGACGATGGTGTCGAACCCCGTGAGCGAGGCCGACCTCGTCGCGGTCTGGGAGTCGTTCGACCCGCCCGTCGTCGTCAAGCCCAACTCCACCACGCGCGGGACGGGCGTGGCGAAGTGTGCGGACCTCGACTCCTTCCTCGGCGTCGTCGACTACCTCGACCTGGTCCACGACTACCGCGCGACCGGCGACCGCTCGTTCCTCGTCCAGGAGTACCTCGCCGACGCCGTCGACTACCGCGTGATGTGCGTCGAGGGGGAGTACGTCGGCGCCGTCGAACGCCGGCTCACCGACGCGGCGCTCGCCGAGGGGCGCTGGAAGCACAACGTCCACCGCGGTGCCGAGGCGGCTGGCGTCGCCCTGCCCGCCGACCTCCGCGTGCTCGCCGAGGACGCGGCCGACGCGCTCGGCGTCGACTGGCTGGGCGTCGACCTGCTCGTCACCGACGACCGGGCCGTGGTCAACGAGACGAACGCACGGCCCACGGTCGACAGCGCGACGAAGTACGAGGACGGGTTCTACGACCGGCTGGCGGGGCTGATCCGGGCCACCGCTCGGGGCGAGCGGTAG
- a CDS encoding PAS domain-containing protein produces MHTRGAVGAEGSHWADQDITVLQLDDDGAFLALAADRLEAESDRLGVLSTTDPETALEHVETGDVDCVVSDYQMPGMDGLEFLEAVRERYPDLPFVLFTGRGSEEIAGRAISAGVTDYLQKGTSNEQFTVLANRVENTVSQRRAERRAREVHERITDAVVALDDEWRYTYMNERAEDLVDRAAESLLGERIWDLFPFLEGTALGTGMREAMERQEPTTVEAHLEAVDRWYEFRTYPDENGVSVYFRDVTDRRERERDLRQERAFTDALLEGLPDVLYAFDHSGTLLRWNDRLEAVTGYDATEIDAMGPLEFVSPNERSVVAEAIETVFEEGRATTVESELLTADGERIPYEFTGALLTDAAGDPVGLVGVGRDLSDRRERERRFEAIFDNTYQFTGLATPDGTLLEANETALEFGGFERETVVGEPMWAAPWFSEIPATRDRAREAVQRAAEGQFVRDELEVQGAEDRAIVDFSARPLYDADGEVDLLVLEGRDISELKARERELRRQNERLEEFAGVLSHGLRNRLGAAEGHLVLAREDPNEESIGQAQSAVERMGDLIEDVLALAADGRVVDDPESVTARAVLRRAVESVHTDGAEVTVDCPAGRTVLADPERLSELVENLVANAVEHGATSTAADGEADPVPTVRVALEGDRLVVEDDGPGVPPERRREVFEAGHTTSVSGTGFGLAIVQQIAEAHGWTVGVEGSSLGGARFVVSGIESADG; encoded by the coding sequence ATGCACACCAGGGGAGCGGTGGGGGCCGAGGGGAGCCACTGGGCAGACCAGGACATAACGGTGCTCCAGCTGGACGACGACGGTGCGTTCCTCGCGCTGGCGGCCGACCGCCTCGAAGCCGAGTCAGACCGTCTCGGCGTCCTGTCGACGACCGACCCCGAGACGGCACTCGAACACGTCGAGACCGGCGACGTCGACTGTGTCGTGAGTGACTACCAGATGCCGGGGATGGACGGACTCGAGTTCCTCGAGGCGGTCCGCGAGCGCTACCCCGACCTCCCGTTCGTCCTGTTCACCGGCCGGGGGAGCGAGGAGATCGCCGGCCGGGCCATCTCGGCGGGCGTCACCGACTACCTCCAGAAGGGGACGAGCAACGAGCAGTTCACCGTCCTCGCCAACCGCGTCGAGAACACCGTCTCCCAGCGCCGGGCCGAACGCCGCGCGCGAGAGGTCCACGAGCGCATCACCGACGCCGTCGTCGCCCTCGACGACGAGTGGCGCTACACCTACATGAACGAGCGAGCCGAGGACCTGGTCGACCGGGCGGCCGAGTCGCTGCTCGGCGAGCGCATCTGGGACCTCTTCCCGTTCCTCGAGGGGACGGCCCTCGGGACGGGGATGCGCGAGGCGATGGAGCGACAGGAGCCGACGACGGTCGAGGCACACCTCGAGGCGGTCGACCGCTGGTACGAGTTCCGGACCTACCCCGACGAGAACGGCGTCTCCGTCTACTTCCGGGACGTGACCGACCGGCGAGAGCGCGAACGCGACCTCCGCCAGGAGCGGGCGTTCACCGACGCCCTCCTCGAGGGGTTGCCGGACGTCCTCTACGCGTTCGACCACTCGGGGACGCTCCTCCGCTGGAACGACCGACTGGAGGCGGTGACGGGCTACGACGCCACCGAGATCGACGCGATGGGCCCGCTCGAGTTCGTCTCCCCGAACGAGCGCAGCGTTGTCGCGGAGGCCATCGAGACGGTGTTCGAGGAGGGACGGGCGACCACTGTCGAGAGCGAGTTGCTGACCGCCGACGGCGAGCGGATCCCCTACGAGTTCACGGGGGCGCTCCTGACCGACGCCGCGGGCGACCCGGTGGGACTGGTCGGGGTCGGCCGTGACCTCTCGGACCGGCGCGAGCGCGAACGCCGGTTCGAGGCCATCTTCGACAACACCTACCAGTTCACCGGGCTCGCCACCCCCGACGGGACGCTGCTCGAGGCGAACGAGACGGCGCTCGAGTTCGGCGGCTTCGAGCGCGAGACGGTCGTCGGCGAGCCGATGTGGGCGGCGCCGTGGTTCAGCGAGATTCCCGCGACCCGCGACCGGGCACGGGAGGCGGTCCAGCGGGCCGCCGAGGGGCAGTTCGTCAGGGACGAACTCGAGGTGCAGGGTGCCGAGGACCGTGCCATCGTCGACTTCTCGGCGCGACCGCTCTACGACGCCGACGGCGAGGTCGACCTGCTCGTCCTCGAGGGGCGCGACATCTCGGAACTGAAAGCCCGCGAGCGCGAACTCCGCCGGCAGAACGAGCGCCTCGAGGAGTTCGCGGGCGTGTTGAGCCACGGCCTGCGCAACCGGCTGGGAGCGGCCGAGGGACACCTCGTACTCGCGCGCGAGGACCCGAACGAGGAGTCCATCGGGCAGGCCCAATCCGCCGTCGAGCGGATGGGAGACCTCATCGAGGACGTCCTCGCGCTCGCGGCCGACGGGCGGGTCGTCGACGACCCCGAGTCGGTGACCGCGCGCGCCGTGCTCCGGCGGGCCGTCGAGAGCGTCCACACGGACGGCGCCGAGGTCACCGTCGACTGCCCGGCCGGGCGAACCGTGCTCGCGGACCCCGAGCGACTCTCCGAGCTCGTCGAGAACCTCGTCGCCAACGCGGTCGAACACGGGGCGACGAGCACTGCGGCCGACGGAGAGGCAGACCCCGTACCCACGGTCCGGGTCGCCCTCGAGGGGGACCGCCTCGTCGTCGAGGACGACGGCCCCGGCGTCCCGCCCGAGCGCCGGCGGGAGGTGTTCGAGGCCGGCCACACCACCAGCGTGTCGGGGACCGGGTTCGGGCTCGCCATCGTCCAACAGATCGCCGAGGCCCACGGGTGGACGGTCGGCGTCGAGGGGAGTTCGCTCGGCGGCGCCCGGTTCGTCGTCTCGGGCATCGAGTCGGCAGACGGCTGA
- a CDS encoding PQQ-like beta-propeller repeat protein: MRLPTVLALVALVVVLGGVGAVAVVDSGSTLNERWVSDTPSDIEGNHHAVAAARIDGQGYVFAPIGGRSGETGCMLAALDDEGAVLWDDPVPPADCTIHAVADPAVATWPGEEPAVLSSTTEDRVYAHDPASGTLTFSFALRDYGYTKPVVADATGDGDPELVVLDVTGSVFVVRADGDGRERPANGTTVWDRRFGAYTWAQPVVADLDADGDPEVVAGFDDRQVRLLDGATGRTEWNASAGGAVTWMTTGDADGDPATEVFVATSNGHVVAFDGATGTVEWNRTFDRLAAVRAFGDADADGQPELYAVARDGVLRALDASSGETEWTTTLTTGDVQMTPPPSLGDVDGDGDDEVVAVTNDGIVRVLDPVDGAVLATYERDSTVYTHVTLADLDGDGADEVYVPYGDGRVVSLGLG, translated from the coding sequence GTGCGTCTCCCGACCGTCCTGGCGCTGGTCGCGCTGGTCGTCGTCCTCGGCGGGGTGGGTGCCGTCGCCGTCGTGGACTCCGGGTCGACCCTGAACGAGCGCTGGGTGAGCGACACGCCCAGCGACATCGAGGGGAACCACCACGCGGTCGCCGCCGCGCGCATCGACGGGCAGGGGTACGTCTTCGCCCCCATCGGTGGCCGGTCGGGCGAGACGGGGTGTATGCTGGCCGCGCTCGACGACGAGGGGGCCGTGCTGTGGGACGACCCGGTCCCGCCCGCCGACTGCACCATCCACGCCGTCGCCGACCCCGCGGTGGCGACGTGGCCGGGCGAAGAGCCGGCGGTCCTCTCCTCGACGACCGAGGACCGCGTCTACGCCCACGACCCGGCGAGCGGGACCCTCACGTTCTCGTTCGCCCTGCGCGACTACGGCTACACCAAGCCCGTCGTGGCCGACGCGACGGGCGACGGCGACCCCGAGCTGGTCGTCCTCGACGTGACCGGGTCGGTGTTCGTGGTCCGTGCCGACGGCGACGGCCGGGAGCGCCCCGCGAACGGCACGACGGTCTGGGACCGGCGGTTCGGCGCGTACACGTGGGCCCAGCCGGTCGTCGCCGACCTCGACGCCGACGGCGACCCCGAGGTGGTCGCGGGGTTCGACGACCGACAGGTCCGGCTGCTCGACGGTGCGACCGGGCGCACGGAGTGGAACGCCTCCGCCGGCGGCGCGGTGACGTGGATGACGACCGGCGACGCCGACGGGGATCCCGCGACCGAGGTGTTCGTGGCGACCAGCAACGGCCACGTGGTCGCGTTCGACGGCGCGACCGGCACGGTCGAGTGGAACCGGACGTTCGACCGACTGGCCGCGGTCCGGGCGTTCGGCGACGCCGACGCCGACGGCCAGCCCGAACTCTACGCCGTGGCGCGTGACGGCGTCCTGCGGGCGCTCGACGCGAGCAGCGGCGAGACGGAGTGGACGACGACGCTCACCACCGGCGACGTGCAGATGACGCCGCCGCCGTCGCTGGGCGACGTCGACGGCGACGGGGACGACGAGGTGGTGGCGGTCACGAACGACGGCATCGTCCGGGTGCTGGACCCGGTCGACGGTGCCGTCCTCGCCACGTACGAGCGGGACTCGACCGTCTACACGCACGTCACGCTGGCCGACCTCGACGGCGACGGGGCCGACGAGGTCTACGTGCCGTACGGCGACGGGCGGGTCGTGTCACTCGGACTCGGGTGA
- a CDS encoding Hsp20/alpha crystallin family protein — MSRRPFDDDRDDTTDFSSFFRELERMMDDMTGGDVRMDETGFGTDAHFTVYEEPDRLRVVGDLPGMGKDDIEIKCDGRRVTVVADTDRQSYEERIDLPAQVDEHSARATFNNGVLEVELARTDSSKSINLG, encoded by the coding sequence ATGAGTCGCAGGCCATTCGACGACGACCGGGACGACACCACCGACTTCTCGTCTTTCTTCCGCGAGCTTGAGCGGATGATGGACGACATGACCGGCGGCGACGTCCGGATGGACGAGACGGGGTTCGGGACGGACGCACACTTCACGGTCTACGAGGAGCCCGACCGGCTCCGCGTGGTGGGCGATCTGCCCGGGATGGGGAAAGACGACATCGAGATCAAGTGCGACGGCCGTCGGGTGACCGTCGTCGCGGACACGGACCGCCAGAGCTACGAGGAGCGCATCGACCTCCCCGCGCAGGTGGACGAACACTCCGCCCGCGCGACGTTCAACAACGGCGTCCTCGAGGTGGAGCTCGCGCGGACCGACTCCTCGAAGAGCATCAACCTCGGCTGA
- a CDS encoding glutathione S-transferase family protein — translation MVNMFVDGEWRTDTYEFNDEEGEFDRQPTSFRDRLGTEAFPAESGRYHLYISRACPWAHGASMVRSLLGLEDHVSMDIVDPYRDEMGWQFTPEKDDCTEDSILGADYLGELYTEADPNYTGRVTVPVLWDRERETIVNNESIEVMETFSTAMQELGNGVDLYPEDVREEVDEMVDRIYEPINNGVYRAGFAGTQEVYEKNVNRLFDALDALDERLADQRYLVADGERLTLADLRLFATLVRFDHVYHTHFKCNRRLVSQYDHLWPYVRDLYQTSGIAKTVNVDHIKEHYYTTHTDINPTGFVAVGPDLDFEAPHGRDELPGGPPAELAPTPRGD, via the coding sequence ATGGTCAACATGTTCGTCGACGGCGAGTGGCGCACGGACACCTACGAGTTCAACGACGAGGAGGGTGAGTTCGACCGCCAGCCCACGTCGTTCCGTGACCGACTCGGCACCGAGGCGTTCCCTGCGGAGTCCGGCCGCTATCACCTCTACATCTCGCGGGCCTGCCCGTGGGCCCACGGCGCCTCGATGGTCCGCTCGTTGCTGGGACTCGAGGACCACGTCTCCATGGACATCGTCGACCCGTACCGCGACGAGATGGGCTGGCAGTTCACCCCCGAGAAGGACGACTGCACCGAGGACTCCATCCTCGGGGCGGACTACCTCGGTGAACTCTACACCGAGGCGGACCCGAACTACACCGGGCGCGTGACGGTGCCCGTGCTGTGGGACCGGGAGCGAGAGACCATCGTCAACAACGAGTCCATCGAGGTGATGGAGACGTTCTCGACGGCGATGCAGGAGCTCGGTAACGGTGTCGACCTCTACCCCGAAGACGTCCGCGAGGAGGTGGACGAGATGGTCGACCGTATCTACGAGCCCATCAACAACGGCGTCTACCGGGCGGGCTTCGCGGGCACGCAGGAGGTGTACGAGAAGAACGTGAACCGGCTGTTCGACGCGCTCGACGCCCTCGACGAGCGACTGGCCGACCAGCGCTACCTCGTCGCGGACGGCGAACGCCTGACCCTCGCGGACCTCCGCCTGTTCGCCACGCTGGTCCGGTTCGACCACGTCTACCACACGCACTTCAAGTGCAACCGGAGGCTCGTGAGCCAGTACGACCACCTCTGGCCGTACGTCCGCGACCTCTACCAGACCTCGGGCATCGCGAAGACGGTCAACGTGGACCACATCAAGGAGCACTACTACACGACCCACACCGACATCAACCCGACCGGGTTCGTCGCGGTGGGTCCGGACCTCGACTTCGAGGCGCCCCACGGCCGGGACGAACTCCCGGGAGGCCCGCCGGCGGAACTGGCGCCGACGCCGAGAGGCGACTGA
- a CDS encoding DUF7350 domain-containing protein translates to MRRRTFLAAGAVGLAGLAGCTSLGGTGDPTPTATAEPTDTSTATPTGSESDLPDGVYVQSFRESMAMQGTAQSGEFAAGLMYAAPHAFWNVNGTDLQKTPRTGSIHLMAVVWDPETSTVLPETGVTVEILQDDELVSQEVIYPMLSQRMGFHYGGNFTLPSDGEYVGRVSIGGMNVRRTGAFRGRFGESATVEIPFVFDEAEREKVTVTELDAYGERGAVKPMEMGMMPQATALPEAELPNVLGKPKSDDAVLLTGTSGVPEGVEGSGEYLYVSARTPYNGLVLPAMGLDAVVEGSGGTTYEGPLVRTFDPALGYHYGAAIDGRVEAGDTVTLEPTVPPQVARHEGYERAFLQMDPVEFGV, encoded by the coding sequence ATGAGACGACGCACGTTCCTCGCGGCCGGGGCCGTCGGCCTCGCGGGACTCGCGGGCTGTACCTCGCTGGGGGGGACCGGTGACCCGACCCCGACGGCCACCGCGGAGCCGACCGACACCTCCACCGCCACCCCGACCGGCTCGGAGTCGGACCTGCCCGACGGCGTCTACGTCCAGAGTTTCCGCGAGTCGATGGCGATGCAGGGGACCGCCCAGAGCGGCGAGTTCGCCGCCGGCCTCATGTACGCCGCCCCGCACGCGTTCTGGAACGTCAACGGGACCGACCTCCAGAAGACCCCACGGACCGGCTCCATCCACCTGATGGCCGTGGTCTGGGACCCCGAGACGAGCACCGTCCTCCCGGAGACGGGCGTCACCGTCGAGATACTGCAGGACGACGAGCTGGTCAGTCAGGAGGTCATCTACCCGATGCTCTCCCAGCGGATGGGCTTCCACTACGGCGGCAACTTCACGCTCCCGAGCGACGGCGAGTACGTCGGGCGCGTCTCCATCGGCGGGATGAACGTCCGGCGGACCGGCGCCTTCCGGGGGCGGTTCGGCGAGTCGGCGACCGTCGAGATTCCGTTCGTGTTCGACGAGGCGGAACGCGAGAAGGTGACCGTCACCGAACTCGACGCCTACGGCGAGCGCGGCGCCGTCAAGCCGATGGAGATGGGGATGATGCCACAGGCCACCGCGCTGCCGGAGGCCGAGCTCCCGAACGTACTCGGGAAGCCGAAGAGCGACGACGCCGTCCTCCTCACGGGCACGAGCGGGGTGCCCGAGGGAGTCGAGGGGAGCGGCGAGTACCTCTACGTCTCGGCGCGCACCCCCTACAACGGGCTCGTCCTGCCGGCGATGGGGCTGGACGCCGTCGTCGAGGGGAGCGGCGGCACCACCTACGAGGGGCCGCTCGTCCGGACGTTCGACCCGGCCCTCGGCTACCACTACGGCGCGGCCATCGACGGCCGCGTCGAGGCCGGCGACACGGTCACGCTCGAACCGACCGTCCCCCCGCAGGTCGCGCGACACGAGGGGTACGAGCGGGCGTTCCTCCAGATGGATCCCGTCGAGTTCGGGGTCTGA